Proteins encoded by one window of Streptomyces sp. NBC_01477:
- the trpD gene encoding anthranilate phosphoribosyltransferase, giving the protein MSVVNPAGDETGALRTWPDVLSHLIAGRDLGVDDTAWAMDAIMRGTATDVQIAGFAVALRAKGETVEEVTGMVRAMYAHANTIDVPGATVDIVGTGGDRARTVNISTMAAIVVAGTGAKVVKHGNRAASSASGASDVLGHLGVNLDLSPQRVAEVAEEAGITFCFAVRFHPALRHVATARGELGVATTFNFLGPLTNPARVRAQATGVADLRMAPIMAGVLAERGSSALIFRGDDGLDELTTTATSQVWVVADGKVSQVAFDPRDIGIDLVPVEALRGGDPAYNADVARRLLAGGTGPVRDAVLLNSAAALVALDPGAGTLEERLAAGVARAAESLDSGAAAAALERWAAATNA; this is encoded by the coding sequence ATGAGCGTTGTGAACCCGGCAGGTGACGAGACCGGGGCGCTGCGGACGTGGCCCGACGTGCTGTCCCACCTGATCGCGGGACGTGACCTGGGGGTCGACGACACGGCGTGGGCGATGGACGCCATCATGCGCGGCACCGCCACCGACGTGCAGATCGCCGGGTTCGCCGTGGCACTGCGGGCCAAGGGCGAGACCGTCGAGGAAGTCACCGGCATGGTGCGGGCGATGTACGCGCACGCCAACACCATCGACGTACCCGGCGCCACCGTGGACATCGTCGGCACCGGCGGCGACCGGGCCAGGACGGTGAACATCTCCACGATGGCGGCGATCGTGGTCGCCGGCACCGGCGCGAAGGTCGTCAAGCACGGCAACCGGGCCGCCTCGTCGGCCAGTGGCGCCAGCGACGTACTCGGGCACCTCGGGGTGAACCTGGACCTGTCCCCGCAGCGGGTCGCCGAGGTCGCGGAAGAAGCCGGCATCACCTTCTGCTTCGCGGTCAGGTTCCACCCGGCGCTGCGTCATGTGGCCACCGCACGCGGGGAACTGGGTGTCGCCACGACCTTCAACTTCCTCGGCCCGCTGACCAACCCGGCCCGGGTGCGCGCGCAGGCCACCGGCGTCGCCGATCTGCGGATGGCGCCGATCATGGCCGGCGTGCTGGCCGAGCGCGGCTCGTCGGCGTTGATCTTCCGCGGTGACGACGGCCTGGACGAGCTGACCACGACGGCCACCTCGCAGGTGTGGGTGGTCGCCGACGGCAAGGTCTCCCAAGTCGCCTTCGACCCGCGGGACATCGGCATCGACCTGGTGCCGGTCGAGGCGCTGCGCGGCGGCGACCCGGCCTACAACGCGGACGTCGCACGGCGGCTGCTGGCCGGCGGGACCGGCCCGGTGCGGGACGCCGTCCTGCTCAACTCGGCCGCCGCGCTGGTGGCCCTCGACCCCGGCGCCGGCACCCTCGAAGAGCGGCTGGCCGCAGGGGTGGCCAGGGCGGCGGAGTCCCTGGACTCC
- the qcrA gene encoding cytochrome bc1 complex Rieske iron-sulfur subunit, with amino-acid sequence MAEPEEHLPTVRGAHGTDAAVPGDPFANPGHPEHEFRRQDIDEKAADHSERVVAGLFTLSMLGTIAFIASFVIFPVDKYVYIFPVGHVSALNFSLGLSLAVALLGIGAGAVHWARTLMSDEEIPDDRHQADADDELRANIETQWKQGVKESAFGRRKLVRNTMLGALTLVPLSAVVILRDLGPLPEDKLRHTAWAKGKALINPNTNKPLRPEDIPVGSLTFAQPEGLNEEDEDFQQQIAKAALMVVRLKPEDIKDKKELDWSHQGIVAFSKICTHVGCPVSLYEQQTHHVLCPCHQSTFDLSDGARVIFGPAGHRLPQLRISVNGEGNLVAMSDFEVPVGPAFWERG; translated from the coding sequence ATGGCAGAGCCAGAGGAACACCTCCCGACCGTCCGCGGTGCCCACGGCACCGACGCCGCGGTCCCCGGCGACCCGTTCGCCAACCCCGGCCACCCGGAGCACGAGTTCCGCCGTCAGGACATCGACGAGAAGGCGGCCGACCACTCCGAGCGGGTCGTCGCCGGGCTGTTCACGCTGTCGATGCTGGGCACCATCGCCTTCATCGCGAGCTTCGTGATCTTCCCGGTCGACAAGTACGTCTACATCTTCCCGGTCGGGCACGTCAGCGCGCTGAACTTCTCGCTCGGCCTCTCGCTGGCCGTCGCCCTGCTCGGCATCGGCGCGGGCGCCGTGCACTGGGCCCGCACGCTGATGTCCGACGAGGAGATCCCCGACGACCGCCACCAGGCGGACGCCGACGACGAGCTGCGCGCCAACATCGAGACGCAGTGGAAGCAAGGTGTCAAGGAGAGCGCGTTCGGCCGGCGCAAGCTGGTCCGCAACACCATGCTCGGCGCGCTCACCCTCGTACCGCTGTCAGCGGTCGTGATCCTCCGGGACCTCGGCCCGCTGCCTGAGGACAAGCTCAGGCACACCGCCTGGGCCAAGGGCAAGGCGCTGATCAATCCCAACACCAACAAGCCGTTGCGTCCCGAGGACATCCCGGTCGGCTCGCTCACCTTCGCCCAGCCCGAGGGGCTGAACGAGGAGGACGAGGACTTCCAGCAGCAGATCGCCAAGGCTGCCCTGATGGTCGTCCGGCTCAAGCCGGAAGACATCAAGGACAAGAAGGAACTCGACTGGTCGCACCAGGGCATCGTGGCCTTTTCCAAGATCTGCACGCACGTGGGCTGCCCGGTCAGCCTGTACGAGCAGCAGACACACCACGTACTCTGCCCTTGCCACCAGTCGACGTTCGACCTGTCGGACGGAGCCAGAGTGATCTTCGGTCCCGCGGGTCACCGGCTGCCGCAGCTTCGGATCAGCGTCAATGGTGAGGGCAACCTCGTTGCGATGAGCGACTTCGAGGTTCCCGTCGGTCCGGCCTTCTGGGAGCGCGGATGA
- the qcrB gene encoding cytochrome bc1 complex cytochrome b subunit → MSTSTETSTNTRRGPKHPGQRVAEWTDSRVGLYKLGKSNLRKIFPDHWSFMLGEVCLYSFTILILTGVYLTLFFHPSMNEVVYNGPYAPLQGVRMSDAYASTMHISFEVRGGLLIRQIHHWSALIFIAGMIVHMMRVFFTGAFRKPRELNWLFGWTLLFIGMFEGFTGYSLPDDLLSGTGVRFTEGAVLSTPIVGTYLSMFLFGGEFPGHNFVPIFYSAHILLLPGIMAALLVTHLILVFYHKHTQFPGAGKTEKNVVGMPFFPVYTAKAGGFFFLVFGVISAIAALVTINPIWTMGPYRPDQVSTGAQPDWYMGFSEGLIRVMPGWEINAWGHTLVLGVFIPLMIFPLVLVAIAVWPFLESWVTGDRGEHHLLDRPRNRPVRTAFGVAWLTLYFTLLIGGGNDLWATHFHLSIETITWSVRVGFFVAPVAAFFITKRICLGLQRRDRDKVLHGRETGIIKRLPHGEFIEVHEPLPQEQLHILTAHPQPQPLDVGPEVDENGVERKVNPVTKVRARLSRNFYGEHSQIPKPTVEEYDEITSGHGHH, encoded by the coding sequence ATGAGTACTTCGACAGAGACCTCGACGAACACTCGGCGAGGCCCCAAACACCCCGGCCAGCGCGTCGCGGAGTGGACTGACAGCCGAGTCGGCCTGTACAAGCTCGGCAAGTCCAATCTGCGGAAGATCTTCCCCGACCACTGGTCGTTCATGCTCGGCGAGGTCTGCCTCTACAGCTTCACGATCCTCATCCTCACGGGTGTGTATCTGACGCTGTTCTTCCACCCCAGCATGAACGAGGTCGTCTACAACGGTCCGTACGCGCCGCTGCAGGGCGTACGGATGTCGGACGCCTACGCGTCCACGATGCACATCAGCTTCGAGGTGCGCGGTGGTCTGCTGATCCGGCAGATCCACCACTGGTCCGCGCTGATCTTCATCGCGGGCATGATCGTGCACATGATGCGGGTGTTCTTCACCGGAGCGTTCCGCAAGCCGCGCGAGCTGAACTGGCTGTTCGGCTGGACGCTGCTCTTCATCGGCATGTTCGAGGGCTTCACCGGCTACTCGCTGCCCGACGACCTGCTGTCCGGCACCGGCGTCCGCTTCACCGAGGGCGCGGTGCTGTCCACGCCGATCGTCGGCACGTACCTGTCGATGTTCCTGTTCGGCGGCGAGTTCCCCGGCCACAACTTCGTGCCGATCTTCTACTCGGCGCACATCCTGCTGCTGCCGGGCATCATGGCGGCCCTGCTGGTCACCCACCTGATCCTGGTCTTCTACCACAAGCACACCCAGTTCCCGGGTGCGGGCAAGACCGAGAAAAACGTCGTCGGTATGCCGTTCTTCCCCGTCTACACCGCCAAGGCGGGCGGCTTCTTCTTCCTGGTCTTCGGTGTCATCTCGGCCATCGCGGCCCTGGTCACCATCAACCCGATCTGGACCATGGGTCCTTACCGGCCGGACCAGGTGTCGACCGGCGCGCAGCCCGACTGGTACATGGGCTTCTCCGAAGGCCTGATCCGGGTGATGCCGGGCTGGGAGATCAACGCCTGGGGCCACACCCTGGTCCTCGGCGTGTTCATCCCACTGATGATCTTCCCGCTGGTGCTGGTCGCCATCGCCGTCTGGCCCTTCCTCGAATCGTGGGTCACCGGCGACAGAGGCGAGCACCATCTGCTGGACCGGCCGCGCAACCGCCCGGTGCGCACGGCCTTCGGCGTCGCCTGGCTGACGCTGTACTTCACGCTGCTGATCGGCGGCGGCAACGACCTGTGGGCCACGCACTTCCACCTGTCGATCGAGACGATCACCTGGTCGGTGCGGGTCGGCTTCTTCGTGGCGCCGGTGGCCGCGTTCTTCATCACCAAGCGGATCTGCCTCGGCCTGCAGCGCCGGGACCGCGACAAGGTGCTGCACGGGCGCGAGACCGGCATCATCAAGCGGCTGCCGCACGGCGAGTTCATCGAGGTGCACGAGCCGCTGCCGCAGGAGCAGCTGCACATCCTCACCGCCCACCCGCAGCCCCAGCCGCTCGACGTCGGCCCCGAGGTCGACGAGAACGGCGTGGAGCGCAAGGTGAACCCGGTCACGAAGGTGCGGGCGCGTCTGTCCCGCAACTTCTACGGTGAGCACAGCCAGATTCCGAAGCCGACGGTTGAGGAGTACGACGAGATCACGAGCGGCCACGGCCACCACTGA